A stretch of Methanobacterium sp. DNA encodes these proteins:
- a CDS encoding alpha/beta fold hydrolase, whose protein sequence is MGYTKLEDTIEVSKNIHKLEDWKPEMIKLAEKTLEEKRYLNAAFYFRAAEFFTLPSDPDKEKLYDKFINIFYNAAFKDEPIERFSVPYESSFLPAIRIKSQKSKSIGTIVIHGGFDSFIEEFYSMASYFADLGYNVIMFEGPGQGAALKKQKLPLNYKWEKSAKAILDYFELDDVTWLGISMGGWLCFRAAAFEPRIKRVIALSVAFDYMQIPNLFIRLVARFFLLFPRFLNYVSRLQMKGDYQERWGVNNLMYITKKKTPYDASQVLLQFNEKNIHSEKVKQDVLILSGAEDHFIPLKMHYKQVDALINASSIEEHVFTREDQAQNHCQIGNIGLALDVMSRWISEKSRNK, encoded by the coding sequence TTGGGTTATACCAAATTAGAAGACACTATTGAAGTATCTAAAAATATCCATAAGTTAGAAGACTGGAAACCAGAAATGATCAAATTAGCCGAAAAAACTCTTGAAGAAAAAAGATATTTAAATGCTGCATTTTATTTTAGAGCTGCAGAATTTTTTACACTGCCATCCGATCCAGATAAAGAAAAATTGTACGATAAATTCATAAATATTTTCTATAATGCTGCTTTTAAAGATGAACCTATAGAAAGGTTTTCTGTTCCATATGAAAGTTCATTTTTACCCGCAATAAGAATTAAATCCCAAAAATCAAAGAGCATAGGTACTATTGTAATACATGGCGGATTTGATTCATTTATAGAGGAATTTTACTCAATGGCAAGTTATTTTGCTGATTTAGGATATAATGTCATCATGTTTGAAGGCCCTGGACAGGGTGCTGCTTTGAAAAAACAAAAATTACCCCTTAACTATAAATGGGAAAAATCTGCTAAAGCAATCCTTGATTATTTTGAACTTGATGATGTAACATGGCTCGGTATTTCCATGGGAGGATGGCTTTGTTTTAGAGCAGCTGCATTCGAACCAAGAATTAAAAGAGTAATCGCATTGAGTGTCGCTTTTGATTATATGCAAATACCCAATCTTTTTATCCGGTTAGTGGCCAGATTCTTCCTTCTATTTCCCAGATTTTTAAATTATGTATCCAGGTTACAAATGAAAGGCGACTATCAGGAAAGATGGGGAGTAAATAATTTAATGTACATTACCAAGAAAAAAACACCATATGATGCCAGTCAGGTATTGTTACAGTTTAATGAAAAAAATATACATTCAGAAAAGGTAAAACAGGATGTTTTAATTCTTAGCGGTGCTGAAGATCATTTTATTCCACTTAAAATGCATTATAAACAGGTGGATGCATTAATAAATGCTAGTTCGATTGAAGAGCATGTTTTTACCAGGGAAGATCAGGCGCAGAATCACTGCCAGATTGGAAATATTGGTCTTGCCCTGGATGTTATGTCCAGATGGATATCTGAAAAATCAAGGAATAAATAA
- the pfdA gene encoding prefoldin subunit alpha, with protein MDDKQRLEQMVNEINMYQSQLELLQQQIETVRASIAELTSAEESLNAIEGKENTETFVPIGAGSFVIAEIKNTDQVVMGLGAGAAAKKNIGEAKESISSQKKELEQLVDKMVGDVQKLTDYIVKKSPEAEALLRKVETEEAKHQ; from the coding sequence ATGGATGATAAACAAAGGCTCGAACAGATGGTTAATGAAATTAACATGTATCAGAGCCAGCTGGAACTTCTACAACAACAAATTGAAACAGTAAGAGCTTCTATTGCAGAATTAACATCTGCTGAAGAATCTTTAAATGCAATTGAAGGAAAAGAGAACACTGAAACCTTTGTTCCAATTGGTGCAGGCTCTTTTGTAATTGCAGAGATTAAAAACACAGATCAGGTTGTAATGGGTCTTGGTGCAGGTGCCGCTGCAAAGAAAAATATTGGAGAAGCTAAAGAGAGCATATCTTCCCAAAAAAAAGAGCTTGAACAGTTAGTTGATAAAATGGTTGGAGATGTGCAGAAGTTAACAGATTATATTGTCAAAAAGAGCCCTGAAGCAGAAGCACTGCTGAGAAAAGTTGAAACTGAAGAAGCTAAACACCAGTAA
- a CDS encoding translation initiation factor IF-6: MIRKANLYGNSNIGVAISATDHAAIVPSNLSEAMENLIENTLGVTVIKTPISGSNLAGALAVGNSKGFLVSPFALESEIETIKEMDIEVERIPDRFTAVGNIVLANDNGAIVNPLLSDESLEIIENVLDVEVQRGSIAGFKITGSVAVATNKGVLAHPSASAEELKFIENVMKVPADIGTVNKGIRLVGACTIANSEGVIVGLDTTGPELARIEEALGFLEGYE; this comes from the coding sequence ATGATTAGGAAAGCTAACCTGTACGGGAACTCAAATATTGGAGTTGCAATATCAGCTACAGATCATGCAGCTATAGTTCCCTCTAATTTATCAGAAGCAATGGAAAATCTGATAGAAAACACTTTAGGAGTAACAGTAATTAAAACCCCAATTAGTGGTAGTAATCTTGCTGGAGCACTGGCAGTGGGAAATTCAAAGGGATTCTTAGTTTCTCCATTCGCTCTTGAAAGCGAAATAGAAACCATTAAAGAAATGGATATAGAAGTGGAAAGAATTCCTGATAGATTCACTGCTGTAGGTAATATAGTCCTTGCAAATGATAACGGTGCAATTGTAAATCCACTGCTTTCTGATGAATCCTTGGAGATAATCGAAAACGTTCTAGACGTTGAAGTTCAAAGAGGAAGTATAGCCGGCTTTAAAATAACAGGATCTGTTGCAGTGGCCACTAATAAAGGAGTATTAGCTCATCCATCTGCATCAGCAGAAGAACTTAAATTTATTGAAAATGTGATGAAGGTTCCAGCAGATATTGGAACTGTAAACAAAGGCATAAGGCTTGTTGGCGCATGCACAATAGCAAATTCTGAGGGTGTTATTGTCGGATTAGATACAACAGGTCCTGAACTTGCAAGAATTGAAGAAGCATTAGGTTTTCTTGAGGGATATGAATGA
- a CDS encoding 50S ribosomal protein L31e gives MERVYVIPLRKVKNVPRTMRSPRAVRYVKEFIKQHMKAEDIKIDASVNEKIWERGIQKIPPKIKVKAVEEEDGSVAVTLVE, from the coding sequence ATGGAAAGAGTCTATGTTATACCTTTAAGAAAAGTAAAAAATGTTCCAAGGACAATGAGGTCCCCGAGAGCAGTACGTTACGTAAAAGAATTTATAAAACAACATATGAAAGCAGAAGACATTAAGATCGATGCATCTGTAAACGAAAAAATATGGGAAAGAGGAATCCAGAAAATACCTCCTAAAATTAAAGTAAAAGCTGTTGAAGAGGAAGACGGTTCAGTGGCAGTCACCTTGGTTGAATAG
- a CDS encoding ABC transporter permease encodes MSIYKLSFKNLNRRKLRSALTMLGIVIGVTALVVLMGLGSGMTSYMKGQTESIMGDVSIMNSSAAAFMGSTGDSYINKEAVAKIKNMSQLYDIREETQFQTNIQRTPVIVVGMSDWKQIKINGTPGVVISKSPFVDNFGYKIGSKIKIKEEEFVITGITNEGGFGMGIVFLNTSLALPLNDNKVSSITASTKKDPEVVKKEIEAQVDGISALTKSDYAKQIDEIMSGITLFVGLIASIALLVGVISIVNIMLVNVSERTREIGVLKAIGFTNREILGSILMEAGLLGLIGSVAGLIIAALLLELGIIYLAPQLNMDGIKLVQMLPLWLVVGVIGGSAVLSVLAGLYPAWRASRLNVVEALRYE; translated from the coding sequence ATGAGTATTTACAAATTATCATTTAAAAATCTTAATAGAAGAAAACTCAGAAGCGCTTTAACAATGTTAGGGATAGTTATCGGAGTTACAGCACTTGTTGTTCTTATGGGCCTTGGCTCTGGAATGACTTCTTACATGAAAGGGCAAACTGAATCCATTATGGGAGATGTTTCCATCATGAACAGCTCTGCAGCGGCGTTTATGGGATCTACAGGCGATTCATATATAAATAAGGAAGCAGTAGCCAAGATAAAGAATATGTCACAACTCTATGACATTAGAGAAGAAACACAGTTTCAAACTAATATTCAAAGGACACCAGTAATAGTAGTCGGGATGAGTGACTGGAAACAGATTAAAATAAATGGAACTCCAGGTGTTGTTATTAGTAAATCCCCATTTGTAGACAACTTTGGTTATAAAATCGGAAGTAAAATAAAAATTAAAGAGGAAGAATTCGTAATAACTGGGATAACAAATGAAGGTGGATTTGGTATGGGAATTGTTTTCTTAAACACTAGTCTGGCGCTCCCTTTAAACGATAACAAAGTATCAAGTATTACTGCAAGCACTAAAAAAGATCCAGAAGTTGTAAAAAAAGAAATAGAAGCTCAAGTAGATGGTATATCAGCTTTAACAAAATCTGACTATGCTAAACAAATTGATGAAATAATGAGTGGAATCACACTTTTTGTTGGATTAATAGCAAGCATTGCCCTTTTAGTTGGAGTTATCAGTATTGTGAATATTATGCTTGTAAATGTTTCAGAGCGTACAAGAGAAATAGGAGTATTAAAAGCGATAGGATTTACAAATAGAGAAATATTGGGAAGCATACTAATGGAAGCGGGGTTATTAGGTTTGATAGGCTCTGTTGCTGGTTTGATTATTGCTGCACTTCTATTAGAACTTGGAATCATATATTTGGCCCCACAATTAAATATGGATGGCATTAAATTAGTTCAAATGCTTCCTTTATGGCTAGTTGTAGGTGTAATTGGCGGATCTGCAGTTTTAAGTGTTTTAGCTGGTTTATACCCTGCATGGAGAGCATCAAGACTAAATGTCGTGGAGGCGTTAAGATATGAATGA
- the rpl18a gene encoding 50S ribosomal protein L18Ae encodes MKTKIFRIQGKFMMGKSFKPFTKELKAIKEEDIQEKIYSDFGSKHGIKRNKIIIEEIKEISEDEVQDPIIKALIEG; translated from the coding sequence ATGAAAACAAAAATATTTAGAATTCAAGGCAAATTTATGATGGGAAAAAGCTTTAAACCTTTTACAAAGGAGTTAAAAGCTATAAAAGAAGAAGATATACAGGAAAAGATTTATTCTGATTTTGGAAGCAAACACGGAATCAAGAGAAACAAAATAATCATAGAAGAGATTAAAGAAATTTCAGAAGATGAAGTACAGGATCCAATAATCAAAGCCTTAATTGAAGGGTGA
- a CDS encoding ABC transporter ATP-binding protein: MNDNVLEFNHVWKTYKMGTEKVKALRGVNLTIKKGSFIAIMGPSGSGKSTLLHLAGILDTPTEGTVLMNGKNIKDYSGNEQAKQRRSDIGFIFQRFNLMPHLTALENVMLPMISPNEEKAKILLDKVGLKDRYKRFQKQLSGGEQQRVAIARALANDPAILLADEPTGELDTQNTKLIMELLKNLNEKDGLTIVAVTHNPLAAEYANEIIKMQDGNIIT; this comes from the coding sequence ATGAATGATAACGTACTTGAATTCAATCATGTGTGGAAAACATACAAAATGGGGACAGAAAAAGTAAAAGCACTCCGAGGTGTTAATCTAACCATCAAAAAAGGATCATTTATAGCCATAATGGGGCCTTCAGGTTCAGGTAAATCCACATTACTTCATCTTGCAGGAATTTTGGACACCCCGACTGAAGGAACTGTTCTAATGAACGGAAAGAATATCAAGGATTATTCTGGAAATGAACAGGCAAAACAAAGAAGAAGTGACATTGGATTCATATTCCAGAGATTTAATTTAATGCCCCATCTTACAGCCCTTGAAAATGTGATGCTGCCCATGATTTCTCCCAATGAGGAAAAAGCTAAAATTTTACTGGATAAAGTTGGATTAAAGGATAGATATAAAAGATTTCAAAAACAGCTTTCTGGGGGAGAACAACAACGTGTGGCAATTGCAAGAGCTCTTGCCAATGATCCTGCCATTTTACTTGCAGATGAACCCACAGGGGAGCTTGACACCCAAAATACAAAATTAATAATGGAACTACTTAAAAACCTGAATGAAAAGGATGGATTAACTATTGTGGCCGTTACACATAATCCACTGGCTGCCGAATATGCAAATGAGATAATTAAAATGCAGGACGGGAATATAATCACCTGA
- the tsaA gene encoding tRNA (N6-threonylcarbamoyladenosine(37)-N6)-methyltransferase TrmO yields MKLKPIGIINSPYKKRGDAPRQGRYSEKISKITVFDEYKEGLQDIGRKKYYYVFYWLDRAERDKLKGIPPGRTEERGVFSIRSPARPNPIAMCLVEIVKIEGNTLSVKWLDALDGSPLIDIKPFWAETDCI; encoded by the coding sequence ATGAAGTTAAAGCCAATAGGAATAATAAACTCACCTTATAAAAAAAGGGGAGATGCTCCTCGGCAGGGACGATATTCTGAAAAGATAAGTAAAATAACTGTTTTCGATGAATATAAAGAGGGTTTACAAGATATTGGGCGTAAAAAATATTATTATGTCTTCTACTGGTTGGACAGGGCTGAACGCGATAAATTAAAGGGGATTCCACCGGGAAGAACAGAAGAAAGGGGAGTTTTTTCTATAAGATCCCCTGCAAGACCAAATCCAATAGCAATGTGTCTTGTAGAGATTGTTAAGATTGAAGGGAATACATTAAGCGTAAAATGGTTGGATGCTCTTGATGGGTCTCCTCTTATTGATATTAAGCCTTTTTGGGCTGAAACAGATTGTATATAG
- the ftsY gene encoding signal recognition particle-docking protein FtsY — protein sequence MFESLKKKFSGTVGKISDKISKEDEKAEENTLLEETPQEKEETIPEKVSEEMEGPSKKDEESGVKGKISGIFSREKKEEVQKPEVKQEEVPSEEEKSGMFSFVTKKTISEKDIDDILFELEMALLESDVALEVAEKIINSVKEDLVGKKIKRRSDVAEFTRNALKNAISEILGVETRDLKKMAEDAKKSGQPLKIMFVGVNGTGKTTTIAKIATYFINEGYTPVIAAADTFRAGAIEQIGHHAENIGVKLIKHKKGADPAAVAYDAVEHAKAKGKEIVLIDTAGRMQTNVNLMDEMKKIQRVVKPDVIIYVGDSLTGNDAVEQAMKFNEAVGVDGIILTKADADAKGGAALSIGYVISKPILFLGIGQSYEDIMEFKSEWMVDQLI from the coding sequence TTGTTTGAATCACTTAAAAAGAAATTTAGTGGTACTGTTGGAAAAATCAGCGATAAGATTTCTAAAGAAGATGAGAAAGCAGAAGAAAATACTCTTTTAGAAGAAACTCCACAGGAAAAAGAGGAAACTATTCCAGAAAAAGTTTCTGAAGAAATGGAAGGACCTTCTAAGAAAGATGAGGAAAGTGGAGTTAAAGGAAAAATATCCGGAATTTTTTCCAGGGAAAAAAAAGAAGAAGTGCAAAAACCTGAAGTGAAGCAGGAAGAAGTTCCTTCTGAAGAAGAAAAATCTGGAATGTTCTCATTTGTCACTAAAAAGACAATATCAGAAAAAGATATTGATGATATTCTATTTGAACTTGAAATGGCACTCTTAGAAAGTGACGTTGCTCTAGAAGTTGCAGAAAAGATAATTAATTCTGTAAAAGAAGATCTTGTGGGAAAAAAAATTAAAAGAAGAAGCGACGTTGCAGAATTTACAAGAAATGCCCTGAAAAACGCTATTTCTGAAATATTAGGTGTTGAAACCAGAGATCTTAAAAAAATGGCAGAAGATGCAAAGAAATCTGGCCAACCTCTTAAGATAATGTTTGTAGGGGTAAATGGAACTGGAAAAACTACCACAATAGCAAAAATTGCTACTTATTTTATAAATGAAGGATATACGCCAGTAATTGCCGCTGCAGATACTTTCAGAGCAGGGGCTATTGAACAGATAGGGCATCATGCTGAAAATATTGGGGTTAAACTAATAAAGCATAAAAAGGGTGCAGATCCTGCTGCAGTTGCTTATGATGCAGTAGAACATGCAAAGGCTAAAGGAAAAGAGATAGTTTTAATAGATACTGCGGGGAGAATGCAGACCAATGTTAACCTTATGGATGAAATGAAGAAAATTCAACGTGTTGTAAAACCCGATGTCATAATTTATGTCGGTGATTCCCTTACTGGAAACGATGCAGTGGAACAGGCGATGAAATTCAATGAAGCTGTGGGTGTTGATGGAATAATTCTCACAAAAGCTGATGCCGATGCAAAGGGCGGTGCAGCACTTTCGATTGGTTATGTAATCAGTAAACCAATTCTATTTTTAGGCATAGGTCAATCTTATGAAGATATAATGGAATTTAAGTCTGAATGGATGGTTGATCAGCTTATTTAA
- a CDS encoding helix-turn-helix transcriptional regulator, with translation MKTRIKEYRKELKMTQEELAEAVDVTRQTIIALEQGRYNPSLILAFKVTRALKRRYIEEVFDLEEIEVK, from the coding sequence ATGAAAACCAGAATTAAAGAATACCGGAAAGAACTCAAAATGACTCAGGAGGAATTAGCAGAAGCTGTAGATGTAACGAGGCAGACCATCATAGCCTTAGAGCAGGGCAGATATAATCCCTCCCTTATACTTGCCTTCAAAGTTACCAGGGCGTTGAAAAGGAGGTATATTGAAGAAGTATTTGATCTTGAAGAAATAGAAGTTAAATAA
- a CDS encoding 4Fe-4S binding protein, with translation MNPKITVSDPLRCTKCHNCVTACQKTHGSSRIRKSEGLIFCRQCTEAPCMNICPVNAIQSQNNIPIIDKHRCISCKLCVESCPNGVIYIENMVAHKCTLCFDTDNILPACIVACKDNVLSLIADDQ, from the coding sequence TTGAATCCAAAAATAACGGTTTCAGACCCCTTAAGGTGCACAAAATGCCATAATTGCGTAACTGCATGTCAAAAAACCCATGGAAGCAGTAGAATAAGAAAAAGTGAGGGTTTAATATTTTGTAGACAGTGTACAGAAGCTCCATGTATGAATATCTGTCCTGTAAACGCTATTCAATCCCAAAATAATATTCCAATTATAGATAAGCACAGATGCATAAGTTGTAAACTTTGCGTAGAATCTTGCCCAAATGGAGTCATATACATAGAGAACATGGTTGCACACAAATGTACATTATGCTTTGACACTGACAATATACTTCCTGCATGTATAGTTGCATGTAAAGATAATGTATTAAGTTTAATTGCAGATGATCAGTGA
- a CDS encoding CDGSH iron-sulfur domain-containing protein yields the protein MKIKILKNGPYLVSGGVPLLEQVITTDEAGHTRELLDVREYPPKDKYILCRCGVSKNKPYCDGTHNKIDFDGTETASRKPYIEKAEIFEGKDLKLTDAHEFCDHSRFCLRSGGIRNLIQKSDDPEARQTAIEEAMICPSGRLVLWDKKTGKPFEKEFEPSIVMVHDKQKGCEGPIWVRGGIPVESADGTIYEVRNRQTLCRCGKSENKPYCDGSHWMTAEQKIKFRRKWGLDEK from the coding sequence ATGAAAATAAAAATCTTAAAAAACGGCCCATATTTAGTTTCAGGGGGTGTACCTCTTCTTGAACAAGTAATTACAACTGATGAAGCAGGTCATACTCGTGAACTGCTGGATGTCAGGGAATACCCTCCTAAAGATAAATATATTCTGTGTCGTTGTGGAGTATCAAAAAATAAACCCTACTGTGATGGAACTCATAATAAGATCGATTTTGATGGTACAGAAACAGCCAGCAGGAAACCATATATAGAAAAAGCTGAAATATTCGAAGGAAAAGACCTGAAATTAACTGATGCACATGAATTCTGCGATCATTCACGTTTCTGTCTTCGATCAGGCGGAATAAGGAATCTAATACAGAAATCTGATGATCCAGAGGCCAGACAAACAGCTATAGAAGAGGCCATGATATGCCCTTCAGGAAGACTTGTTCTATGGGATAAAAAGACAGGTAAACCATTTGAAAAGGAATTTGAACCATCAATTGTAATGGTACATGACAAACAGAAAGGATGTGAAGGTCCAATATGGGTTCGTGGAGGAATTCCTGTAGAATCTGCAGATGGAACCATTTACGAGGTTCGAAATCGGCAAACTCTTTGTCGATGCGGTAAATCAGAGAACAAACCTTACTGTGATGGCAGTCACTGGATGACGGCAGAGCAGAAAATAAAATTCCGTAGAAAATGGGGCCTTGACGAGAAATAA
- a CDS encoding UbiA family prenyltransferase has product MNAYLEILRPGNAVMAVIAIFLMIIISGNFTLGAFLAGFVVFVVTGAGNAINDYFDYKIDAINKPKRPIPSGRISRKTAGIYSLSLFIIGIIAAFYINFLLGMIAFLSSLLMIYYAYSLKSKCLIGNLSISFLTGLCFVFGGIAVGEIITSIYLGFYAFLMTMAREIVKDMEDVEGDKKEGAKTLPIIYGAKISSILAASFMIIASITSPVLYFIGIFNLLYLAVLFAAIVVFLIGAASILKDQSAINSAKVSKRIKIGMGITFLAFALGSPFLASLF; this is encoded by the coding sequence ATGAATGCATATTTAGAAATTTTAAGACCGGGAAATGCAGTAATGGCAGTAATAGCAATCTTTTTAATGATAATTATAAGTGGAAATTTTACATTAGGTGCATTTTTAGCAGGATTCGTTGTTTTTGTTGTTACTGGTGCAGGGAATGCCATAAATGATTATTTTGATTATAAAATTGATGCTATTAATAAACCAAAAAGACCCATTCCATCTGGAAGGATTTCAAGAAAAACCGCAGGAATTTATTCACTTTCCCTGTTTATCATTGGAATCATCGCTGCTTTCTATATAAATTTTTTATTGGGCATGATAGCGTTTTTGAGCTCCCTTTTAATGATATATTATGCATACAGCTTGAAAAGTAAATGCTTAATTGGAAATTTAAGTATTTCATTTCTTACAGGCCTTTGTTTTGTTTTTGGTGGGATAGCTGTAGGTGAAATCATTACTTCTATATATTTAGGGTTTTATGCATTTCTGATGACCATGGCCAGAGAAATTGTAAAGGATATGGAAGATGTGGAAGGAGATAAAAAAGAAGGGGCAAAAACATTACCAATAATCTATGGAGCAAAAATATCATCAATCCTTGCAGCAAGCTTCATGATAATTGCAAGTATCACCAGTCCCGTGCTTTATTTTATAGGAATTTTTAATTTACTTTACCTTGCAGTACTCTTTGCTGCTATTGTGGTGTTCTTGATAGGTGCAGCGTCAATATTGAAAGATCAATCAGCCATAAATTCTGCAAAAGTATCAAAAAGAATTAAAATTGGTATGGGAATAACATTTCTGGCTTTTGCACTGGGTTCGCCATTTTTAGCTTCTCTATTTTAA